A stretch of DNA from Anthonomus grandis grandis chromosome 22, icAntGran1.3, whole genome shotgun sequence:
TTTCCAACTTCAAAGTTAGACAGTTGGTTAAACTGATCAGTCTCACTCTCTACATGGACTTGAATTGGTCCATGATCTCTATCTGCTTCAATAGATAAATCTACCACATGTTTTTGGGCATTTagttgtattaaattattatcaccCGAAGTATCATATGTTAAAGtgtcaaattcaaattcatgaCAACTGTTTATTGACAACAAATATTGACCAGCTGTATCTAAACATGCAGTTGTCGACCCTTTCGAGACATATATTTTTTGAGGTCTGTTATCTTTTAAAGACTTATAACTAACCTAAAATAGAAACAATATAGcatatttaaatacaatttttgcatTGCTTACTGTTGTCTCATGAGTAGCAATAAAATTAATCTTATAGCCAGTTTGGACAAATTCAGGTACTTCCACTTTTTCAGCATTAACATTTACTGTTAGTTTTGACTTTTCCCAGCATAATTTTTCATCCGAAATTTCAACTTCATAGACCCCAGGTTGAATATCAGTTTCTACATAgtttgaatctaaaaaaaagacaaacCGTTAATTGGTTCATGTAAATTCTTACAGATGTTTCCTTACTCTTTAcgataatttttctcttttttgagTTAGATTTTAAAGTAACAGTTAAATCATCACAATCTTCCTTCCTAAGGCATTTCACTGTTCCAAAAATAGTGgattttagttttgaaaatacCAATTCTCTAACATTTGTTgaaaaaacttcaattttttgaaccactgggaaaaatcttaaaaaatatagtaaataccAGTTGTGCATTAATTTGTTAATCACACTCACTGCAAGCCATTTTTTATATCCTCACTGTTAACCCTAACACTAACTTCATACTGTCCTGGGGGCAAAAACTCACAAAATTCTTGTAACTCATCACTAACAGTTTCTATTAATGAAGATGATCCAATTTTAGTGAAAATTATCCTCTGTGGTTTCTCATTTATCACTCTTCCACACACTTTATATGCTGAAGGGACTAGATCTGGTAAAGTAGAAAGGCTTGTCTCTATGTTGAATGTAATTTcatcaaataacatattttctGCTTCTGCTTTTAGCTGATACTTCCCagtttttaatttctcaagCTTATATTGTCCCATGTTATCAGTGGTTGTTACTTGTACCCCATTAAGGTATATTTTGGCATCCGTAATTGGTTCATTTTTGTGACTAAATACTCTACCTGGCAGAGTAAATCCTATTACCTAAATTAATAACTTGGTCTTGATGAAATGTtcccctttttttaaattttttttttttgctttaacttttattacttaCCTGAAAATGCTGGTTCATTTCAACATTTGCATGTTGaacaaaaaattcctttttGTCAGGCTGATAgtcaatgtttttttctttataataaggAGCCACAAAGTAAGAACCAATAGGAACAACTGGGAAATTAAATTCACCAGTGGAACCTGTCTTGACATAGCAGATAAACAGATCATTTTTGCTTAATTCTATAATACCATTAGTTTCACAACCAGCAGTTGGTATTTGTTGaccctgaaaaataattttgtttcattGATATACATGATATGAAATTAAGGTATTACTGTAGATTTTTGTGCATAAAGAACAATAATGGTATTTTCAACTGGGTTTTGATCTGCTGTTAGAACTTTTCCTTTAACTTCATAACCTTGAATGATTAAACTATTTACAGGTAGCTCAGTGTTTCCTTCAGTTACAGTCACTGTTACTGAATCTTTCATAAGTTTCCATCTAAAATTCAAGATGAGTAGTTTTGAAATATGGTTATTATAGATGTTATTTATACTTTGGATGGGAGATTTTAACAGAGTATGTCCCTGGATAAACAGGAGTAAATGAAAAACTTCCATCTGCACCAGTTTCTGTAGTTCTTTCTCCATCTTTAGATGTTAACTTGACAGCAACTCCTTGGGGCCCTCTTtgtatatctccaaaacttTCAACCCTACCTGTGATACCAAaccctttaaacaaaaaattgatgtCCTTCCCTTCACTGCAAGGGTCTTTTCCATTGATATTTAGATTCACTTCTTTTGGTGTGAAACTCCAACCAGGAGGCCCAGATATCTAAAAGTTTCAGTTGAGAATTACAATGTTATAGTAATGAATAGTAAACTGTAATAGTACCTCTAATTTAAATTCACCTTTATCATATAAAGGTACAAAATAATAGCCATTATTCGGAGCGCAAGTAGTTTTATCTTTAACAATACCTTGCTTTGTTATCCTAAAAGAAAATGTTCAACTCAGCTTAGTTGGAATCAACTTGGTCTTGTtacaataataatgaatttataaattttcaaagtgtcTATGTAGCATTCTCCCTTAATGATTCAAATAGACCTTTATATAATTCAATAACACTCCAAAAGGCCAATATGAGACACCACATACTTAATAATTACTGTTACTTGAAATGGACTGAACCTATACAAGATCGAACAAATAAGCCATGAGgcttaatttacaaattttataagatAGGCaacattttactttaaaaaatcttcattATGATCTTTAATCATTTGTAGAATCTATATTAAGCTATGCCTGGGGTGGACTTTACTTCAATGTTCTTAATCAATTAAACATAATTCATAATTAATCATAGAATCATTTATCAAATAGGTTACTGAATAGTTTGTGATTTGTCAGATTGCTCATTAACTTTGGTTAGGTTATTTCTAACTTGCCTTAAAATTGCAATGGTAATACCTGTTCACAAAAAAAGGATCTAAAAAAGATGTCAAAAATTTCCCTTGTTCCAATTATTGGCAAGATTTTTGAGTCTTTAAGAATCAGATTGAGGTTCTTGAGGCATTTGAAGGGGCCATAAGCTTAAGCTTGGATCATAGGCAGTCCTATTTAAGTGATAGAAGccattttatttactttaaggGGTGCCTAACATTGTGGTGCTTCACCATGAGGTGTTTTTCAAGAATTTGTCATTGgctctattttatttttggtgtaTGCTAATGACCTGAACTGTCATCCCTGTGCCATCCATTACTTGCATGCTGATAATACTATTCCCCTGATTTTagatgaaaaaatttcaaaaagttgtcTGCACATATCTGAAAAACTGGCCTGTTTCCAATAGATTATGTTTGAATGAGTCAAAGACTCAACACACACCTTTTTCCTTCGAGATGCTGCTAGTCATCAACATGCCTTGGATGTGTCTGTGAACATCTTCAGGGTAACTCTGAACGAAGGATTAATATGGCAATGTCATGTTGAGAAAATGGCTTATCTGTAACTTGGGTAGTTCCGGATCCATTCCTACTACATTCAGTGCagcatattttaattatttctacttCTCAATGACAAATAATATCTAATTAATTAGGGTAATTGTATGTGTGAGTTACAGAGATTGCTGTATAacctttagatttttaattgaCTTTTGTAAGAGctatataatattttgcatCATTaaatgaattgaattgaatagctagaattacaaaatatttctaagTATGCCTATTCATTTTCTGTGTAAATTATACATTTGGAAACGGTTGATATTTTTCCCAggcaactaaaataatttttgtattaattccaggcatttttttgcCTCGCCTAATTGATTAGTATCACTTTAAACCCTTTAATGTAAGTATCCTTTTACATgcttccaggcactcaaatattttcctaattttttcaggcaattgaagggTTTAAACATAAGTACTCCACAGTTAAtacaactacctggaagaattaaatgaatatttttccaaagtagatttttatgattatttcaaTTACCTCTGCACATACAGGTGACAATGCCTagttaatatttattagaaatattagagTTAGGATATACCAgtaattaactaatttttaagatgtaaattaataaataaatatgccatTTTAAtagatgaagttttttttaCACATAGAAAGCTTATGAGTGAAATCATACATTCCTTGTGGAAGGATTGCCCAAGGATAGGGATTGCTACATCAGTTTTATCAATTGGGAAAAAGCCTTGCAGGGCAAATGggagtttataaataaatgtagtGGTTTTAAACATACATAACGGcttaaattttacttaataaagCTCCTTAACAACTTACTTACAATTTAAcctcaatttttgaaaaatcgattgGTACGTGGCTTTTAATGAATCCCCCACAACCCAATACTTCATCACCACTCACGAAAGTTAAAGGGAAAATGAGGAGGATCGTATAAGTTATACAAAGGGGTTTCATGGTATTTaagttttagagaaaattttaatatactataaatttttcGGCCATGTAAAATGTAAACAGTGTGGGCCACTGTATGATCACGTGACTGTACGGACTGTACAAACGTCAAAATTGCCATTCTAACGATTCAgctgttcttttttttacattggCCTTTAGACGTAGGTCCAATATAGTGTtgctttttaaagaaaaatttttcacCAGATCAGAAAGTATGGGGTTGGGtatatttcatcatttaaaatagtttaaaccCAATAAAACCTTAGTAGTCATGTTGAAGGTTATGGgtctaaaaaaagtataatagcACTTTcgcagaagaagaagaagaagaacgaCATTGATAATAATGACACTAATGACAGATGAACTGAATAACAACCCAGTACAATGGCCAAATCAAAAATCAGTTGATATTGATATTTgataattgataaatttttttcacatagTAAATaatgctattttttaaattaagatggATCCAAATGGAAACGGAAAGAAAGACGTCAAGCCTTTGCTGAGAGAAATTCTTCGTCGCCAACGTTTAGATTTAGATGTgagacatatttttttattttacaattgcctatttatgtttttgtgGATTTGTTTGGCTTTTTAACTCTTTTTGCTTAAAACAAATTTGTGTATGGTCCCGGGCATGAGGGTAAATCCTTACTAATTTATcacaataatattattcttatccattcttttattgtaattacTAGTTTTTCACATCAATAACCTCTCccaacatatttttgtttagaGAGAATATTAAATCAATGTTATCATTCATTTAGatgtattttcattattaatgtATTATCTTGTGGATTCATCTATGACCACCAGCCGGATAGAGTatactatattttcttatatgAATTTTCacctaattgtttatttttgttagtgCTTCAACTTAAATTAAAGTTACATATTATTCATAAGACTATCCAATTAAGATGCCAGCAATATGTCATATACTATACTGGATAATGTGAGTCAAACATAGCAAATTCCTTGTACTTTTTAAGGCTGGTTAATATTGGcacacatttaaagaaaaattaagatttacaaACTGAatctaatgaaaaatattaaaagtccTTCTTGTCTCAATGTGataattcaaaattcttttaattttcatagaTGGGCcgttgtaattattttttacagccATTTAAACATCAAAATCTCAACTCTTTCAGCCAAACGGAATATTAGTAAAATTCTCCCTATTCACAAATCTGGCTCTAggcatgaaataaaaaaattattgtcctaTAAGTATTATGAGCTCCATATCAAAGGTCTTTGAGTTGATTATCTTTGAGCATTTATTTCATGACATCTCAGGCCGCATTACTTCATGTCAACAGAGGTTTTTACCAAGATAATCTAGCTTGACAAATCTTACCTTGTCTTTTGTCAATATATCCATGAAGCtatcaacaaaaaaatcacaagttGATGTTATATATACTGACATGgaaaaggcttttgatagagtGAGACACTGCatgattttaaaatctttgtcaGACTTAGATGTACATACAAATATTATTGAATTGATTAGGTCATCCTTGATCAAggtcattaatttttaagagcACCTGCAGTTCCTCAGCGTTCCAATTTTGGTCCCCTTTTATTTTTGGCAGGCATTAATAACTTAATATGTAACATTAAAAAAGCAAAGTCTTCTACTTGCTGATTATTTCAAGTGTGGATTGACTGCATTGAACACAGTCACAACTTACAAAATGATTTATTGCTAGAACCAAGAAGGAGCTTAGCATTGTTGCCAATCTTGGAGTATCGCTCCATCATATGGTCTCCCCTATATAacattgacgaaaaacaaataaaaacacaaagtcatggtctcacaacatgtaattcaACGGGCTACACATGTTTCGcactagttagagcatcatcaggcctaaaataaaaatactacttaaacaaaactaaaaacttacataaaacaataaaaaacctttagaagccatctAATAAATCCATAAATAAATGTGTACAAAAATAAGTGTGTagatggcttctaaaggttttttattgttttatgttagtttttagttttgtttaagtagtatttttattttaggcctgatgatgctctaactagtgcgaaacacgtgtagcccattgaattacatgttgtgagaccatgactttgtgtttttatttgtttttcatcaattttgtatgttggtctcttagagaagaatggatgagatttttggatccCCTATATAACGTTTATGGCTCTGATTGAAGGGGTGTAAACAAGGTTTCTGAAGTATATGTACAACAGGAAATTTGGTGTTTATCCCCCTAGAGGTTGTAACAATGAACACTTATTGTCGGTGTTGACAATAAGCAGACAGGCTCTTTTTGAGTAAGAGGAGAATTAAGATGTTCTTGTTAACTACTTATAAATGATTGAAAAACAATATTGATTGTCTTGACATTCTTCATCAATTCCCTTTTGGCATTAACAGATTAATTTCTGGTAATTTCAGAATGTTTTATTTAGTGTATCCACATACCAACCTTTCTAAAAACTTTGCTATTATTGCTTCATTATATGGAACCcactctatcagaatcatgttggtctccttgaatctgttcagagtagatttgctaagtttttggccttcaggctggatggcatatatccagtTAGAGGGTTGGATCATTGGCAACTATTGGAatgcttcaatctacatccattacatctcagaagaatgatcttctccaTAAAATGCCTGCATGGGTTAGTGACTGGATtaattgatagtcctgtacttctttctggtgtacgtttcatggtgcctaggcttaatgctagacatcccctaacattctttctgtcaaggcctcatactaacatcctgttgaaatcgcaactatatacaatatgctcTATATTTAATTGGTTCATGTGATTGTTGATATCTTGGTGGTTCATTACTGTTGGGATTaaccatgtgtttaagttatagttagtaggtatattgcagttaatttagttttattttgttgaatatgtgattatcttattaaacttttataattgggtttttatatcatattaatacttatttgttctaattttttggataccttttgagattgtgactttactttttttcttttcttttcattcattcttttaggtttgttttgtgttttttttttctttaaattatatttttcattgttttgtaaCTGTtccctgttattgggcaagttgtctgttggaaataaaggcttattattcaGATATAGATATTGACTCACCTATAGCCTCAATCAATTTAGGACACTCATCAcaaataaacttaaatcaaCATAACATCCTGTTTATCATACTTTTTTTTCCTGTGAGAGAATTTGGAGTGactatgttttttcttttggttttaactttaaattctCTTAATCTTGAAATTCTAATCATtgttaacaatattattttattacttagtaTTTAGGTTGGTATCTGTAAGTAGCTTTTGGCTGTTGTTACTGTgattaatcaataattaaataaataaataaataaaatcactggGAAGCCAATATTGACCAACCCTAAATTTTACAATGGATTTTGTAGTATAAAATCCTGAGAgcaaccttttttttaatttcctcatTCTTCCTGGATCTATGGGATTATGGGGACGACAACAAAAGAGAACTGATTCATTTCTATCCAATTCAGTAAGGAATTATGTGAATATATCATATTTATAGTAAAGAAGAATAGATCAAGACAGCAGAACAGTAAAACAGCATTCCAGATTTAAAAAGTCCTTATCATGTCAACCAAAGAGAAATCAGAAGAACCATACATCTGGTATAAAGAGAAATATTATCCCGGTATTGATGTGCAGCTATATGCAAAGCAAGAAGAAAGTCCAAAAACATCCTCGCAGGTATCCAATTCCCTTACCTTTATTTGTAGGCATTTAATCTGTATCAAATTTTTGTACTattgcttaaaaatttaattttcattgtgTTTTCATTAACTctctttcattttaatttttaataaagataatacAGTTTAAATGCCTACTTACTAATAAACAACTTATCCTTTTCCCTTTTACCTAATGGCTCCTTATTATTTTCACCACTACAACTCTTCTGATTATTCTAGAGTGAGAATAGTCTTTCCATAGGCAAGCAGTGCAAAGATGTAATTGCCAAGTTTAAGTGTCCACattcaaaaaatttgtatgcGATTGAACAATCTGATAGTCCTTTGGATTATGATGACAATTTATTATGTGACTTATCAATCTCTGATAATGAGGAAGaacattataaagaaaaattagtaGTAGATGACGGGCTCGGGCTGGATCATATATTTGGTCCAGTTGAAGATAGGAGTGAAAATGAAGTACTTTTCTACAAAGGCTTTGAAGAAGACGATGACGAAGAACTTGATGAAGAAACTGATGAGATTGAAACTCCTCATGTTCCAATTCCCTGCGAATTAACTCCACCAATCATTTTGTTAAATGAAAGCCCACCGCCGGGTCAGGTACTTCCAATGGGAGCTTTTGATTGTTTCGCTTCTTTTTTGTTTACtgcaaaatgttaattttttaatgaattaataaaatgaacTTAACTTGTGCTCAACTAGGTAGGAGACTATCCACTGGAAGACTTAGAGTTTGTTTACAATGATACAGACACTCACGTCAATGAGATCTCAGAGTTGTACAGCTATACCGAACAGGGAGAGTTATCTCTTAACCTCAAggttagtttatttaattttaaaaatattcttaggtCTTACTAGTGttatttttaggcatttgaagaCCAGATGGAGGAATTTCAACTGCCTCCAAGCTGgcaaaaattatcaaaagaaaaCAGATATAACATAATTCTGAAACTTGTTGATCAGTTGGAATATAGTGTAAAACCTGTACGAATGAGAACTGCCAGATGTATACTCTACATTGCCCAAGGCTGTTGGGCCGAAGTTCAATCAGACACTGAACAACAGCATTGGTCAAGAGTGAATTCTCTTCAGCTGTTCCAGTTAGGAGCTTTTGAGTCCCTTCTTCCACTCTTAAATCTTGAAATTGAGTAAGTTTCTGTTTTAAGTCATTAATaaacaaatgattttatttctaatattttgttacAGTAATCAAACTGCTGCCCATGTGGCAATGAGAAAAATCGCAGTTTCCCTTGCAGACTCTCAAGATCTAAGAGTTATAATTTCAATAATGTACATTATAATTGAAACATGTAGGGTGGAATTGGCATCAGAAAATAGTGATatacctgaaattaaaaatcaaatacaaGCGTTTATTTCGGAAATAGGTGtgtctcagaatattatttctaatttattttatagtcataaaaattgcttattttaaGGTCATTTTGCTGGAGAAGataatttagtaataaaattactttcaatGGTAACACGGTTTTGCAGTGGGGCATCCCCGCACTTTCCAATGAAAAAAGTTCTGTTATTATTGTGGAAAATAATCCTATTGACACTTGGTGGTATGGAAACACTCAAAGTAAGTTGGAATCTAATCTATTATGTAGtttatttaacagttttttatttttcagaatttaaagaagaaaaagagagAGGCAGCTAATCTACCTCCACAGGACGAAGATACAATGGAAATCGCTAGAACCATGCGATCTTCTTCTCCACCAGCCAGTGCTAGTGACCTCTTGGAGTTCCAAAACCAAAAACGAAGACCGTTTAGAAgggtaagtgttttttttaaattttcttgttattttgtccattgttattaattaatgtgATTAATTTAAGGGTTTATATTTTTagtgttaatatattttttagtgtattttaggtttttctttTACAGCTTGGGGTTGCATGTTAATCTGCTTGAGGTAATAGAAGGCAGGGGCACTTTAGTTTTGATTCTTTTATATGTGATATGAAATGTGTCCCTACCTtttcaaatttgaatattttattgccACCCATGTTGTCTTTCGGAAACTGTCTTTATAAAGTCAGGAGTTTCAAGTAGCCTTTTCTTTTCATATGCCAGGTACAATGTATCAGATCTAAATGAGGTTtggctttaaaattttatttttgtgaattCAAATGTATCAGTTTATTCATTCAGATACAGGTACACATTCACAGCAATAACATTACAATTTacttacaatttaatttttacctaTTACTAAACATATTTTGCCAACAATATGGATCAAGGATCTGTGTTTGCTGGCGATTAAATAATGcggttaaatattaaaaatatgcataCCACAACTctaattaaaacacttaaaacTACAATATAATGTGAATGCATAACAGAAACAATAAGAATGAAGTCTAAAGAGAGGCTTGTATGGACAATCCAGCAGTTCACTTTGGTGTTTATTGGcctaagtgttttttaatttaccttctAAATTATTGTAGGTGAGGCATTAGGATGAAGTTAACATGCTTTTTGCAGCAACATGCTTTACAGATACCAAGAAAGCAAGGAAGCaagtcttattatttttattatatatttttgagcaATGTCTAAACTATTTAAGACATTCTTGCAGGCACTACTCCAAACAATTATCCCATCATTGATAAGAGACTCTACAAGAGAAAAGTAAATTGTTTTTAGTAGTAagccaaaatgttataaaatgtatatatgaCTTTTCTGGTTTTTGTAGTGACATACTCCAGAtgtttggtttattttaaacacTCATCTATGTAgatacccaaatattttatatactttatttaataagttttgaagtttttctttTCCCCCTTCTGGAAACTATATGACATGCATACTATCATTTACATACATAAATGTTGTATGTACACTATTGAACAAAAGTACAGAAAAATTAGGTATACTAATAACAACTAacttaatactaataataactATACAAcgaaagattttataaaaataaacaaaatactttaGGGAGAAAAGTAGagaaacctaatttttttattaattatttcaacaTAATACTgatttttaaactaataaaattaatagtggGTAAAGTATCCCTTATTGGCAATAACCTCGCGACATTGGTTTGGCATGGATTCCAAAAGTTTCATAATGGTT
This window harbors:
- the LOC126748482 gene encoding nodal modulator 2, with the translated sequence MKPLCITYTILLIFPLTFVSGDEVLGCGGFIKSHVPIDFSKIEVKLITKQGIVKDKTTCAPNNGYYFVPLYDKGEFKLEISGPPGWSFTPKEVNLNINGKDPCSEGKDINFLFKGFGITGRVESFGDIQRGPQGVAVKLTSKDGERTTETGADGSFSFTPVYPGTYSVKISHPKWKLMKDSVTVTVTEGNTELPVNSLIIQGYEVKGKVLTADQNPVENTIIVLYAQKSTGQQIPTAGCETNGIIELSKNDLFICYVKTGSTGEFNFPVVPIGSYFVAPYYKEKNIDYQPDKKEFFVQHANVEMNQHFQVIGFTLPGRVFSHKNEPITDAKIYLNGVQVTTTDNMGQYKLEKLKTGKYQLKAEAENMLFDEITFNIETSLSTLPDLVPSAYKVCGRVINEKPQRIIFTKIGSSSLIETVSDELQEFCEFLPPGQYEVSVRVNSEDIKNGLQFFPVVQKIEVFSTNVRELVFSKLKSTIFGTVKCLRKEDCDDLTVTLKSNSKKRKIIVKNSNYVETDIQPGVYEVEISDEKLCWEKSKLTVNVNAEKVEVPEFVQTGYKINFIATHETTVSYKSLKDNRPQKIYVSKGSTTACLDTAGQYLLSINSCHEFEFDTLTYDTSGDNNLIQLNAQKHVVDLSIEADRDHGPIQVHVESETDQFNQLSNFEVGNYGIKLMLKPGEIATLTPRSEKLFFSPVTAKIEGTPDCHNYGHKFKAILGLVFEGKVNPTLEGVKVTVKNLNTNEEYTQETDSNGNYKFIPLDSRYKYSIAAEKESYILVGPEKNGDFTAQKLAEIKVRVIDEADKSPLQGVLLSLSGGESFRKNLQTNNKGEVVFHSLSSGDYFLRPMMKEYSFEPASQILGVKEGQTINVSLLGKRVAFSAFGKITTVNGDPVEKINVVAQGIENCTGLSEEATTDSMGSFRIRGLQPYCSFKVAIHASDRNLVQGTSPRCIEIPNIKEDIKDANIIIFKPILVTDVLLKVFTEKVENYKYLKVVVYRETGGQAVIYSATIDSLNIKIEGNKNVGLLVHLPSLPLDGNDYSVHLESTHHIKGTSDIVYFKANSGFKFVEVTFKSKLHAKEQPIKQFSLLSILSILMGLVLFYNIEPILGILKQHLNFNIDSISSYFPLLSLPSPVEYEDIDQIVQDINNVRKHKPKKTN